GCCCACCATCAGCGATCGCCTGCGCTGGCTATTACAGACCTTTAAGTATCAAAAAAATATCCGCATACACGCTTTTAACGAAGAAGGCATGGAACCTTATCCGCACGGCTGGGATGTCTGGAGCCAGGGCATTACCGCCTTCATGGCGGAAAAGGGGATCGAGCCGGGCTGCGTCTATACCAGCGAAGAGCTGGATGCGCCGCAGTATCGGGAACATCTGGGGATTGAGACGATTGTTATCGATCCGCAGCGCTCTTTTATGAATATCAGCGGAGCGCAAATCCGTCAGAATCCGTTTCGTTACTGGGAATATATTCCCACCGAAGTGAAGCCGTTCTTTGTGCGTACCGTAGCGATCCTCGGCGGCGAATCAAGCGGTAAATCGGTATTGGTGAATAAGCTGGCTAATATTTTTAATACCTCCAGCGCCTGGGAGTATGGGCGGGATTACGTTTTCTCTCATCTGGGCGGCGATGAGATGGCGTTGCAGTATTCCGATTATGACAAAATCGCCCTGGGACAGGCGCAATATATAGATTTTGCGGTGAAGTATGCCAATAAGGTCGCCTTTATTGATACGGATTTTGTCACTACCCAAGCCTTTTGTAAAAAGTATGAAGGGCGGGAGCATCCGTTCGTTCAGGCGTTAATTGATGAGTACCGTTTCGACTTAGTGATTCTACTGGAAAACAATGTCCCCTGGGTCGCCGATGGCCTGCGCAGCCTGGGTAGCTCTGTCGATCGACGCGAGTTTCAAGATTTGTTAATAAGCATGTTAAATGAAAACCAAATAAAATATGAGCATGTTACAGAAGATAGCTACGATCAACGGTTTTTACGCTGTGTTGAACTGGTAAGAAATATGCTGGAAAACGGAAAGTAAAAAGGCCCGTCGGCTGATGGATATATAATGCTATCAGCCTTTTTTATTCGGATTGTTCTCATTGCTATTACCCCTTAAGTGAATCAGCTTAATTATTTAACCGGCGGGTCGAGCTCGGGATATTAATTTAATGGTTGTTTTAAAAGATGCCGTGATTCGGTAACTTTAATATAATTCTTTTAGCCTATTTTTTTTCAACTCATTGTTTTGGAATGGTTATTTTTATACGAGATTGCACGGGTTTTAATTACGTCATTGACTAACCTAAAACCAGGAGGCGACATGGCGAGGTGAACTTGAGACATGGCTTATATATTGTCTGGGTTTCATTAACTAAGGTTGAGCGTATATATTAATTTTTCTTTTCCTTACATGAAGTGGCGGTAAATGTATTGTTAACTATATATCTATCTTATCTGACTTGTAACAGTGTATTTATTTTTCTTACTTTAATGGGAGTTGTTAATAACGTTCTGGTTTCACGGCTTTTATTCGGTCATTTTATGCGAAACGGCATCATGTACATTACTTTCAAGGCAGAATTGTCCCGCGATGTTTATATTGTGGCGCGGCGATAGCCGGGAAAAATCAAGGGAGTGTAAAATATGCATAAAGACATTAATCATCTGGTAAGAATGGATCTAAACCTGCTGCCCATCCTGGATACTTTGCTTAACGAAAAAAGCGTAAGCAAAACGGCGGATAAACTAAATGTTACGCCGCCCGCCATCAGTAAATCGTTAAATAAGATCAGAGATACCTTTCAGGACCAGCTGCTGGTGCGTTCCGGGATGAGCCTGGAACTCACGCCGCTGGCCGTGCGTCTTAAACCCCAACTCAGGGAGCTGCTGGATAATATCCAACACGTACTGCATCAAAATATTGAGCTGAACGGCAAAGAGCTGCCGCGTTCCTTTAACATCGTCACCAACGATATCCTGATGTCCAAGCTCAGCTATAAGCTGATGAAGAAAAGCATCCAGGAGAACAGCAACCATATCTTCAATTTTAACTATGATAATGCGGCCTCCTGCGTGTTACGTAGCGAAGATATCGATCTCTATATCGGTGAGGACAAAAGTCTCAGTCCGGAGGTGAAAATACGCACCATCGGCCACAGCGATTGCGTATTCATCGCTACTCGTGACCACCCGGTTTTCCTGATGGAGAAGTCGCTGAAAAGCCTCAAAGAGTTTATCCTTATCGTGCCTAAAAACAGGCTTAAGGAAGAGATGGAGAGTCTGTACCGCGAACGTGGCTATAAACGTAAAATTCATGGTATCAGCGCAGGTTATCTGCCCATAATTGAAAACATTATTCAGACCGGTAGTCTTGGCATTGTTCCGATGTATGTTGTTGATGTCTTACAGCGTATGAATATTGAAGTCGATTTCTTTAAGCCAGATTTCGTGCTGCCAAAAGTGCGCATTATTCAAGCCTGGCATCCGCGCTACCATAATTGCACTTCTCATAAATGGCTGCGCGATATTTCGAAAGATTTATTGGATTTCTAACGTAAACGGCCGCCTGCGGGTAATAAAAAATAGCACACAGCAATGGCCTATTTATTTTTATCGAAAATTATTTGTAGTCCACGGATAACCCGGGTAGATCGTTGTTTTTTAACTCATCGTCATTAAAAGATTAACCGTTAACGTTATTTAAAGAGTAAATATTGCGATATAAGTATGGCAAGTGGGAACAGGGAATAAATAAGGTAAGGAAAGCAATTAGTGGTGTCGTTTAAGAATAGCGGTGCTTCAAGGCCGGAAAACGCCCCGATTGCGGGGCGTTTTTATTACGCAGACAGTTATTAGTAAACAATCACCACTTTGCCTCGCATATGGCCTTCCAGCACGCGCGCATGCGCCTGGGTTAAGGTTTCTACGCTTAAGCCATGTAAGGTTTCGTTCAGCGTGGAGTTTACCTTGCCGTTATCCAGCAGCTCGGCCACCTGGTTAAGGATCTCTCCCTGGCGCGCCATATCCGGCGTTTGGTACATGCTGCGGGTAAACATAAACTCCCAGTGCAGCGCGGCGCTTTTCAGCTTTAACTGCTCCATATCCAGCGGATGCGCATTCTCTACGATAGTGCAGATTTGGCCCTGCGGCGCAATCAGCTTGCCAATGGTTTCCCAGTGGCCATCGGTATCGTTAAGGCAGAAAATGTAATCCACCTGGTTGATGCCGTGCTGTGCCAGCTCCTCCGGCATATTTTTATAGTTGATTACCACATCCGCTCCGCGATCCTGACACCATTGCACCGAGTCCGGGCGTGAGGCGGTCGCAATCACGCGCACTTTGCTGTGCAATTTGGTAAAAGGAATCGCCAGCGATCCCACGCCGCCGGCGCCGCCGATAATCAGCAGCGTTTGTTCTTCTGTCGCTTCCTGAATACGCAGACGCTCGAACAGACCTTCCCACGCGGTTAACGCTGTTAGCGGGATCGCTGCCGCCGCGCCCCAGTCAAGAGAGCGCGGTTTACGGCCGACAATGCGCGTATCTACCAGCTGGTAAGTGCTGTTGCTGCCCGGACGTGTAATATCGCCCGCGTAGTAAACTTCATCCCCTGGCGTAAACTGCGTGACCTTGCTGCCTGCCTCGATCACTACTGCGCTGGCATCCCAACCCAGAATGCGTGGCTGTTGCAGACCGCTTTGCTGTACGCCTTTATGGACTTTAGTATCGACCGGATTAATCGATACGGCTTTTACTTCGACCAGCAGATCGTATTCGCCCGGCGTCGGTTTTTCCGGCTGGATCTCAATAAACTGCTGCGGGTTTTCTGGGTTTACGGCAATAGCACGCATATTCATCTGTTTCCTCCTTAGTGAGTGGAGTAAGTGTAGTGGGCTGAGCGCAAGGTGATAAGATGGACAATAACTCATACAGTGTTCGTTACAGGTGAACAATGGCGTTAAAACGCTTACAGGATATGGCGTTATTTGCGCTGGTTGCGGAAAGCGGCAGTTTTACCGCCGCCGCTCAGCGCGCCGGCCTGCCAAAATCGAGCGTCAGTCAGCGCATCAGCCAGCTGGAGCAGGCGATAGGTTTGCGTCTGCTTAATCGCACTACGCGCCAGCTCAATCTGACTTTTGCTGGCGAGCGTTATCTTATCCATTGTCAGGAGATGATGCAGGCCAGCGAGCGGGCGGATCTGGCCATTGAGCGTCTGCGCGATAATCCCAGCGGGCGCTTGCGCATCACCAGTCCGGCCGGTATCGGTGCGACGCTGCTGGCACGCTGCAACGCCGAGTTTCAGCAACGCTATCCGGACGTGACGCTGGAGGTATCGGTCTCTGATGATATGCGCGATCTGGTGCAGGAGGGATTCGACGTGGCGTTGCGCACCGGCAAGCCGCAGGATTCATCATTAATCGGCCGACGCGTCGGCCTGTGCCCGCGGCTGCTGGTTGCCTCAGCGAACTATCTGGATAACAATCCGGCGATTACCCACCCGCAACAGTTGGCAACGCATCGCTGCATTGCCCATCGCGCATGGGCGGAGTGGCTGCTGCGTCGCGGTGAAGAGCATTATCGCTGGCTGCTGCCTTCGATGCATTTAACGGACAATCTGCTCTATGCGCGTGAATGCGCCTGCAGCGATGCGGGCATTACGCTGCTGCCGCGTTTTATGACGGAAACCGCGATCGCCAGGGGCGAGCTGGTGCAGGTGCTGCCGGAATGGGAAACGGAAGGGAATGAGCTGTGGCTGGTCTGGCCGGGTCGCAAGCTGAATTCTCCGGCGCTGGCGCGCTTTATCGAATTCGCCCAGCAAAGCGCGGTGTTTCGTGAGTTTTATCGCTGATAAAAAAAGCGGCCCGCAGGCCGCTTTCGCTTTTACTTCGCCATACGCTTGTACTTGATGCGTTTTGGCTCCAGCGCTTCCGCGCCGAGGGTACGCTTCTTGTACTCTTCGTATTCGGTAAAGTTGCCTTCAAAGAATTCCACCTTACCTTCGCCCTGATAGTCGAGGATATGGGTGGCGATTCGGTCAAGGAACCAACGGTCATGCGAGATCACCATCGCGCAGCCCGGGAATTCCAGCAGGGCGTTTTCCAACGCGCGCAGGGTTTCGATATCCAGGTCGTTGGTCGGTTCATCGAGCAGCAGCATGTTGCCGCCAACCTGCAGCAGCTTCGCCAGATGCAGACGACCACGCTCGCCGCCAGAAAGCTCGCCAACGCGTTTGCCCTGATCGACGCCCTTGAAGTTAAAGCGGCCAACATAGGCACGGCTTGGCATTTCGGTATTGCCGATCTTCATGATATCCAGCCCGCCGGAAACTTCTTCCCAGACGGTTTTGGCATTATCCATGCTGTCACGGAACTGATCGACCGACGCCAGCTTCACAGTATCGCCCAGCGTAATGCTGCCGCTGTCCGGCTGCTCCTGGCCGGACATCATACGAAACAGCGTGGATTTACCCGCGCCGTTCGGGCCGATAATCCCGACAATCGCGCCTTTCGGCACCGAGAAAGTGAGATCGTCAATCAGCAGTCGGTCGCCGTAAGATTTACGCAGGTTGCTCACTTCCACCACTTTATCGCCCAGGCGCGGACCCGGTGGAATAAAGAGTTCATTGGTTTCGTTACGTTTCTGGTATTCAGTGCTGTTCAGCTCTTCAAAGCGTGCCAGACGCGCTTTGCCCTTCGACTGACGGCCTTTCGCGCCCTGACGCACCCACTCCAGCTCTTTCTCAATAGATTTACGGCGCGCCGCTTCCTGAGAGGCTTCCTGCGCCAGACGCTGATCTTTCTGCTCCAGCCAGGAAGAGTAGTTGCCTTCCCACGGGATGCCTTCGCCACGGTCCAGCTCCAGAATCCAGCCGGCAACGTTATCAAGGAAGTAACGGTCGTGGGTGATCGCCACAACGGTACCTTCAAAATCGTGCAGGAAGCGCTCCAGCCAGGCGACGGATTCGGCATCCAGGTGGTTGGTCGGTTCGTCCAGCAGCAGCATGTCCGGTTTTTCCAGCAGCAGACGGCACAGCGCGACGCGGCGACGCTCACCACCGGAGAGATTGGCGATTTTCGCTTCCCAGTCCGGCAAACGCAGCGCATCAGCGGCGCGCTCCAGCTGCACGTTCAGGTTATGACCGTCGTGCGCCTGAATGATCTCTTCCAGCTTGCCCTGTTCAGCGGCCAGCTTGTCAAAATCAGCTTCCGGTTCGGCATACAGCGCGTACACCTCGTCAAGACGCTTCAGCGCGCCAACCACTTCAGCTACCGCTTCTTCTACCGATTCACGTACGGTATGTTCCGGGTTAAGCTGCGGCTCCTGCGGCAGATAGCCGATTTTAATGCCAGGCTGCGGACGCGCCTCGCCTTCGATATCTTTATCGATGCCCGCCATGATGCGCAGCAGCGTAGATTTACCCGCGCCGTTTAAACCCAGCACGCCGATTTTTGCGCCCGGGAAAAAGCTCAGAGAGATGTTCTTAAGAATATGACGCTTCGGCGGAACAACTTTTCCGACGCGATGCATGCTGTAGACGAATTGAGCCACGTGAAATGAGCCTCTTATGGTCTGTGTGGTAATCGGGGCACATCGCCCGCTCAGAACTGCAAGTTTAGCGTTTTTCCCTGCTTAATCACAGCCATCATCCAGGCGATTGTGCGTTGGCCGGGCAGTAAGATCTTTTCAGGGCAGCAGCAGTGTCACCGCCTGCTGTTGCAGGTGCTGCGCCAGCGCCTCCGGCGGCGCGCTGTCGCTGATCAGCAGGTCAAACCGATCCAGCGCGCCGATGCGCGCGGGCAGAACCTTATTAAATTTGCTGCTGTCCGCCAGCAAAACCTTACGCTGCGCCCGCGCCATCGCGCGCTGCTTCATCGGCAGCTCATTGAAGTTGTAGCAGGTGGCGCCCTGCTGCGAGTCGATACCTGCGGCGGAAATAAAGGCCAGCGTAGGGCAGATTTCATCAAGAAGAGAGACGTTGCCGTGCGGAGAAAACACCGCATTATCAGGATGAAATTCGCCGCCGCTGAGGATAACGCGACAGGCGCTTTTTTCTTTAAGCGCCAGGAAGGTATTGATTGCGCAGCAGACGGCGGTAAAAGGCAAGCCTTCATCAATTGCATCGATCACCCACGGCATAGTGGTGCCGCAGTCGAAGAATACCGTATCGTTGGGATTAATCAGGCTGGCCGCCAGCTGCGCCAGCTGACGTTTTTTATTTACGTTATGCGCCTGCTGATCGGAAACAAAATAGTGCCCGTGCGCGCTTTTGGGATCGTTCACGATATAGCCGCCGAGCAACACCAGACACGAAGACTGCTCATTAAGATCGCGGCGAATGGTCATCTCTGAAACGCCCAACAGCCGCGCCGCCTCTTTCAAATGAATTTTATCGATGCGCTTGATCGCCTGCGCCAGTTTATTGATGCGCTCGTCGCGCCGGGTTTCCATTATCGCGTTCCCTGTTTGCCTGTTTCCCTTATGTTAACGCTAAAAAAGTGGAGCGTCAGCCGTCGCCGGGCGGCGACTGTGATCGGCGACCAGAAAGTAAATTTTGTGAAGAACGTGGCACGACGCCAACCGCCTGGTTAGCATGAAGAGAGCCAGGCCATAGGGCCGGATCGCATAACAGTAAGAGGAGAGCGTGTGGTGACTCACAGGAAGGAGAGAGGGCGTTACTGGTTGGCTGGTTTCTGTCTGCTTGCCGTTAGCGGCGGCGTACTGGCTGATTCGCTGGATGAACAGCGCAGCCGCTACCAGCAAATTAAACAGGCATGGGATAATAATCAGATGGACGTGGTGGCACAGCTGATGCCCACGCTGAAAGATTATCCGCTTTATCCTTATCTGGAATATCGCCAGCTGTCGCAGCATCTTAATCAGGAAACCGGTCTGGCGGTTAACGCCTTTATTCAACGTTATCCTACTTTGCCGCCGGTGCGCACGCTGTCGTCACGCTTTGTTAACGAGCTGGCGCGGCGCGAAGACTGGCGTGGTCTGTTGGCGTTTAGTCCGCAGGAGCCGCAGCCTGTCGCCGCCCGCTGTAACTGGTATTACGCCAAATGGGCCACCGGACAGCAGCAGGTCGCCTGGGAAGGCGCCAAGTCAATCTGGCTACGCGGCAGCTCATTACCGAGCGGCTGTGACAGGCTCTTTTCTGTCTGGCAGGCGGCGGGCGAACAAACGCCGATTACCACGCTGGAGCGTATCCGTCTGGCGATGGTGGCGGGCAATACCAGCCTGGTTAATTTCCTGGCGAAACAGCTGCCCGCTAACTATCAAACCATGGCGGATGCCATCGTCGCGCTGCAAAACGATCCCGCCACGGTGGAAGCCTTCGCCCGCGGTGTGGGGCCAACCAATTTTACCCGACAGGCGACCTCATTGGCGCTGGCTCGACTGGCGCGTGCCGATGTGGAAAACGCGCGCGCAATGATCCCCGGGCTGGCACGCTTACAGCAGATGAGCGAGCAGGAAATCCAGGAGATGAAGGAAGCTGTCGCCTGGCAGCTGATGAGCAGGGATGTGACCAGCGAGCAGGCGCGCTGGCGTGATAGCGTTGTGATGAATAGCGCCTCGACCGCGCTGCTTGAACGGCGTATCCGTCTGGCCTTAAGCAATAACGATCGCCGCGGATTAAATACCTGGATTGCGCGGCTCGATCCTGACGCGAAACAGAAAGATGAGTGGCAGTACTGGCAGGCCGATCTGCTGCTGGAGCGCGGACGCAAAGAGGAAGCACAAGAGATCCTGCGTAAGTTAATGCAGGAGCGCGGCTTCTATCCGATGGTGGCCGCCCAGCGTTTGGGTGAGAAATATCCGTTGCGGGTGGATGAAGCGCCGCGCCCGGACAGCAGCATCGATAACGGGCCGGAAATCGCCCGCGTGCGTGAGCTGATGTACTGGGGAATGGATAACCTTGCGCGCACGGAGTGGAGCCGGCTGGTCGCCAGCAAAACCGCTTCGCAACAGCAAATGCTGGCGCGCTACGCGCTGAATCACGGCTGGTGGGATCTGAGCGTGCAGGCGACGATAACCGGTAAGCTGTGGAATAATCTCACCGAGCGTTTCCCGCTGGCGTGGCAGGAACAATTCGCCCAATCCACGCGCGATAAAGCTATACCGCCAGGCTACGCCATGGCGATTGCCCGGCAGGAAAGCGCCTGGAATCCTAAAGCGCGTTCGCCGGTCGGCGCTGCGGGTTTAATGCAGGTCATGCCCGCCACCGCCAGCCATACGGTGAAGATGTACAGCATCCCGGGCTACGTTAACAGCAGCCAACTGCTGGATCCGCAAACCAATATTCAGATCGGCACCCAGTATCTGGAATATGTTTATCAGCAGTTTGACCAGAACCGCATCTTCTCTTCCGCCGCCTACAACGCCGGGCCGGGAAGGGTGCGTACCTGGCAGCGCATCAGTAACGGCCAGTTGGATGCGGTCGCGTTTATTGAAACCATTCCTTTTTCAGAAACACGCGGCTATGTGAAAAACGTGCTGGCTTATGACGCTTATTATCGTTATTTCCTCGGTAAGCCGGATAATATCCTGTCTGACAGCGAGTGGCAGCGGCGCTACTGAATATGCTACTCTTCCGTACTCGCCAATGAGTACGGAAGAATTTCATGAGTCCACATTCCCCGATCCCGATAACTGAAGATGCGCAGGATGAAAACTGGCTACGTTTCGTTAGCCTGCTGGAAGAGGCGTTCCGGCAAGGGTTACAGCTGCCGCTGCTGCAACTGATGATGACCCCTGACGAACGCGAGGCCTTTGGTACGCGTCTGCGCATCATTGAGGAGCTGCTGCGTGGCGAGATGAGCCAGCGGGAATTGAAAAACGATCTCGGCGTCGGCATCGCCACCATTACGCGCGGTTCTAACAGCCTGCGCGCCGCGCCGCCCGCGTTGAAAGCGTGGCTGGACGCGCAGCTGTCGATCGAAAAATAGCGGTTATTGCGTTGAGGTAGGCTGCTGATAGATAGCATTATGGAAAGGGCACAGCGCCAGAACTAACGCCTGATAGTAGACGCTGCTACGCGTCAGCAACCCCTGGGTAAACACGCCAATCGCGCCGCCTTTATGCTTGATGTTTTCGATGCCGGTCAGGCGCGTCATCTCTTCGCCCAATTCGTGCCCGGCATGGATGCCCGCCATGATGGGCGCCGGCAAAGTGAAACTGGCCGAGCGGGATTCGCCGCGCAGCTGATGATTTTCCACCACCATCCAGGCAAAAGCGTCGTTGCCTTCAATGCCCGCTTCAATCGCGACCCAAAAGTCCGCTTCCGGTCTGACCTGACGTGCATTCATCACCCGCTGACGTGCGCCAGTTCGCGTTTCTGCATTTGTTAGCGGTTGAGCGGCGACGCCGCTGTCGACCGCAACGCCCTCAATGTGGCAGGATCCTGCGCCGAAGACATCATGAAAGGCCTGAGAGATGGCACTAATTTTGGCCGGATTGGTGGTAGCAGCGACAACATGGTACATAATTACCTGAACCTTCTACGCAATTTTGACGCAGTATAACGGAAAAAGCATGTTACAGGTCTATCTTGTTCGCCACGGGGAAACGGTTTGGAACGCGGCCAGGCGCATTCAGGGACAGTCGGATAGCGCACTGACTGAAAAAGGAGAGCAGCAGGCTCGGCAGGTTGGTGAGCGGGTAAAATCGCTGGGCATTACGCACGTTATCAGCAGCGACTTAGGACGCACGCGGCGTACGGCGGAAATTATCGCCGACGCCTGCGGCTGTAGCGTTACGCTGGAGCCGCGCTTACGCGAGTTGAATATGGGCGTGCTGGAGCAGCGTCCGATCGATACGCTAAGCGAGGAAGAAGAGGGCTGGCGGCGTACGTTAGTCAACGGCACGGAAAATGGTCGTATACCCGAAGGCGAAAGCATGGCGGAACTGGCGGCGCGGATGCATCAGGCGTTAAATGCCTGTCTTGATCTGCCCGCGGGAAGCCGCCCGCTATTGGTCAGTCACGGAATGGCGCTGGGAGTGCTGATTGGCACGCTACTCGGGTTGCCTGCTCATGCGGAGCGGCGCTTGCGGCTGCGTAACTGTTCGCTTTCTCGCGTCGATCATCAGCAAAGCGCCTGGCTGGCCACCGGCTGGGTTGTGGAAACCGCAGGCGATATTTCGCATCTTGATCTGCCTGCGCTGGATGAGCTACAGCGCTAAACAGACGGGCCCGCAGTGCGGGCCCTAAAATTATCAGCTGTCGGTGCGGCGGATAGGAATCAAATATTCGCAGCGGATCTCGGTGGGCGGCTCGGGACGCTTCTTGCCGCCGTGGGTATAAAAACGCTCAATATCCTGCCCGTGGCGGCGCGTCAGCTGCAGCGTCGGCATACAGGTGCCATACAGCATCAGGATAAAATCCTGTAGCTGGCTGCGCGGGCCTTGATAAGTGAACTGGACATAATCGCCGCCTTCCAGCAGCACGGTCTGGGTTGACTGCATGGTCTGGGCCAGCTGATCGGACGGCACGGCAGTGGTATAGAGGATCTCCTGCTCGTCATCTTTTTCCTGGCTTGGACGCACCTGATGCAGCCCATACAGCACCGGCGGAACCGTATCGGTTTCCAGCAGGAATTGCTGCCAGAAGTGAATGCGCATTTCATCGCGATAGCGAGAGATTTGCTCCAGCGTACAGGTATAGCTTTGCGTTTGTCCCACCAGCACGGTTTCCGGCAGCGTGACGAATTGCGCCTGCGGCAAGGTGGAATTATCCAGGCGAATCGGCGGACGCAGGCCATACGCGTTCCACTCAGAAGCACGACGATAGTAAGCTGGCGTTTGATTGAACTGTTTTTTAAAGGCGCGGGTAAACGTCTGCTGCGAGTCGAAACGGTACTGTAAAGCGATATCCAGAATCGGACGGCTGGTAAGGCGCAGCGCTACGGCAGCTTTTGACAGACGGCGGGCGCGGATATAGGCGCCAATCGCATGGCTGGTAACCTCTTTAAACATTCTTTGCAGATGCCACTTGGAGTAACCTGCCTTTGCCGCCACATTATCCAATGACAGGGGCTGATCGAGATGGCTCTCCAGCCAAACAAGCAAATCGCGAATGATACCAGCTTGGTCCATAAAACATCCTCTTGTACTTAGATGGGCGCAGGCAACGCAAAGTCGCGGGATCATAGCACTAAATGCCCAAAAAACGCTGAAGGTTTTACTTGTTAGATTGTGCTATACCCATGCAGATGGAGAGCGATAAAATTAACTGCGTTTATGTTTAACAGGGCCTGGCAGAATAGCTAATCAACTTAATAATATACAATGGTAACGACATGATAATAAAAAAATTGTTAATAATTACAATGGCAACTTTATTCTCCGCTGGCGTCGCTGCCGAAGAGATCGGCTCGGTGGATACGGTATTTAAAATGTTTGGGCCGGACCATAAAATTGTGGTTGAAGCGTTTGACGATCCGGACGTCAAAAATGTGACCTGCTACGTTAGCCGTGCTAAAACCGGCGGGATTAAGGGCGGGCTGGGATTGGCAGAAGATACCTCTGACTCAGCGATTTCCTGTCAGCAGGTGGGACCGGTGACCTTAAGCGAGCGTATCGCGCAGGGAAAAGCGCAGGGCGAAACGGTCTTCCGCAAGCGCACCTCATTGCTGTTTAAAAAGTTGCAGGTAGTGCGTTTCTACGATCAAAAGCGGAACACACTGATTTATCTGTCGTATTCGGACAAGGTGGTGGAAGGATCGCCTAAAAACGCGCTGAGTGCGGTGCCGGTTATGCCGTGGGGGCACTAAACGAAAAAACGGCGAGTCGCCTCGCCGTTTTTAGTGGATTATTCCTGCAGGTCGCCGCAGAAGCGGTAACCTTCGCCATGGATCGTGGCGATGATTTCCGGGGTATCCGGCGTGGATTCGAAGTGTTTACGAATACGACGGATAGTGACGTCAACCGTACGGTCGTGTGGTTTTAGTTCACGACCGGTCATCTTTTTCAGCAAGTCGCCGCGGGTTTGAATCTTGCCTGGGTTTTCGCAGAAGTGCAGCATGGCGCGAAATTCACTGCGCGGCAGTTTGTACTGCTCACCATTCGGGCTGATCAGCGAGCGGCTATTGATATCCAGCTCCCAGCCATTGAATTTATAGCTTTCTACCTGCTTACGCTCTTCGCTGGTCGCAGAAAGATTCATGGTGCGTGAAAGCAGGTTACGGGCGCGAATGGTTAATTCACGCGGATTGAAAGGCTTGGTGATGTAATCGTCCGCGCC
This Mixta hanseatica DNA region includes the following protein-coding sequences:
- the nadR gene encoding multifunctional transcriptional regulator/nicotinamide-nucleotide adenylyltransferase/ribosylnicotinamide kinase NadR, with amino-acid sequence MSSFEYLKTAIRQQGHTLQQVADASGMTKGYLSQLLNAKIKSPSAQKLEALHRFLGLDFPRREKTVGVVFGKFYPLHTGHIYLIQRACSQVDELHIIMGHDEPRDRQLFENSAMSQQPTISDRLRWLLQTFKYQKNIRIHAFNEEGMEPYPHGWDVWSQGITAFMAEKGIEPGCVYTSEELDAPQYREHLGIETIVIDPQRSFMNISGAQIRQNPFRYWEYIPTEVKPFFVRTVAILGGESSGKSVLVNKLANIFNTSSAWEYGRDYVFSHLGGDEMALQYSDYDKIALGQAQYIDFAVKYANKVAFIDTDFVTTQAFCKKYEGREHPFVQALIDEYRFDLVILLENNVPWVADGLRSLGSSVDRREFQDLLISMLNENQIKYEHVTEDSYDQRFLRCVELVRNMLENGK
- a CDS encoding LysR family transcriptional regulator — its product is MHKDINHLVRMDLNLLPILDTLLNEKSVSKTADKLNVTPPAISKSLNKIRDTFQDQLLVRSGMSLELTPLAVRLKPQLRELLDNIQHVLHQNIELNGKELPRSFNIVTNDILMSKLSYKLMKKSIQENSNHIFNFNYDNAASCVLRSEDIDLYIGEDKSLSPEVKIRTIGHSDCVFIATRDHPVFLMEKSLKSLKEFILIVPKNRLKEEMESLYRERGYKRKIHGISAGYLPIIENIIQTGSLGIVPMYVVDVLQRMNIEVDFFKPDFVLPKVRIIQAWHPRYHNCTSHKWLRDISKDLLDF
- a CDS encoding zinc-binding alcohol dehydrogenase family protein, producing the protein MNMRAIAVNPENPQQFIEIQPEKPTPGEYDLLVEVKAVSINPVDTKVHKGVQQSGLQQPRILGWDASAVVIEAGSKVTQFTPGDEVYYAGDITRPGSNSTYQLVDTRIVGRKPRSLDWGAAAAIPLTALTAWEGLFERLRIQEATEEQTLLIIGGAGGVGSLAIPFTKLHSKVRVIATASRPDSVQWCQDRGADVVINYKNMPEELAQHGINQVDYIFCLNDTDGHWETIGKLIAPQGQICTIVENAHPLDMEQLKLKSAALHWEFMFTRSMYQTPDMARQGEILNQVAELLDNGKVNSTLNETLHGLSVETLTQAHARVLEGHMRGKVVIVY
- a CDS encoding LysR family transcriptional regulator, translated to MALKRLQDMALFALVAESGSFTAAAQRAGLPKSSVSQRISQLEQAIGLRLLNRTTRQLNLTFAGERYLIHCQEMMQASERADLAIERLRDNPSGRLRITSPAGIGATLLARCNAEFQQRYPDVTLEVSVSDDMRDLVQEGFDVALRTGKPQDSSLIGRRVGLCPRLLVASANYLDNNPAITHPQQLATHRCIAHRAWAEWLLRRGEEHYRWLLPSMHLTDNLLYARECACSDAGITLLPRFMTETAIARGELVQVLPEWETEGNELWLVWPGRKLNSPALARFIEFAQQSAVFREFYR
- the ettA gene encoding energy-dependent translational throttle protein EttA; translated protein: MAQFVYSMHRVGKVVPPKRHILKNISLSFFPGAKIGVLGLNGAGKSTLLRIMAGIDKDIEGEARPQPGIKIGYLPQEPQLNPEHTVRESVEEAVAEVVGALKRLDEVYALYAEPEADFDKLAAEQGKLEEIIQAHDGHNLNVQLERAADALRLPDWEAKIANLSGGERRRVALCRLLLEKPDMLLLDEPTNHLDAESVAWLERFLHDFEGTVVAITHDRYFLDNVAGWILELDRGEGIPWEGNYSSWLEQKDQRLAQEASQEAARRKSIEKELEWVRQGAKGRQSKGKARLARFEELNSTEYQKRNETNELFIPPGPRLGDKVVEVSNLRKSYGDRLLIDDLTFSVPKGAIVGIIGPNGAGKSTLFRMMSGQEQPDSGSITLGDTVKLASVDQFRDSMDNAKTVWEEVSGGLDIMKIGNTEMPSRAYVGRFNFKGVDQGKRVGELSGGERGRLHLAKLLQVGGNMLLLDEPTNDLDIETLRALENALLEFPGCAMVISHDRWFLDRIATHILDYQGEGKVEFFEGNFTEYEEYKKRTLGAEALEPKRIKYKRMAK
- the deoR gene encoding DNA-binding transcriptional repressor DeoR yields the protein METRRDERINKLAQAIKRIDKIHLKEAARLLGVSEMTIRRDLNEQSSCLVLLGGYIVNDPKSAHGHYFVSDQQAHNVNKKRQLAQLAASLINPNDTVFFDCGTTMPWVIDAIDEGLPFTAVCCAINTFLALKEKSACRVILSGGEFHPDNAVFSPHGNVSLLDEICPTLAFISAAGIDSQQGATCYNFNELPMKQRAMARAQRKVLLADSSKFNKVLPARIGALDRFDLLISDSAPPEALAQHLQQQAVTLLLP